The genomic window TCCAGCACTGGACGGTGAGCCGATGCTGATTTTGGGAGCGGCCACCTACGAATCCAATTGCGCATTTTGTCACGGCCGTCCGGGAGAAAGCCAGCCACCGGTTGCTCTGGCCATGACGCCGACGCCACCCCACCTATCGGGTGCGGTACAAGACAAGCACGCCAACGAGTTGTTCTACATCGTCAAGCACGGGATCAAGTTTGCCGGCATGCCCGCTTGGCCCACCCAGCGACGCGATGATGAAGTCTGGCCGGTGGTGGCCTTGCTTGAACGCTTCCCCGATCTAAGCGGTGATGAATATCGTCGGCTGATCGATGTGCAACTTCCGGCGGACACCCCACAAGTCGTTAGCCATTGTGCGGCTTGCCACGGTGTGGACGGGAACGGACGCGGTGGCGAAAGAGTGCCCGTGCTGGCCGGCCAAAGTGAAGCTTACCTCCGCAAATCGCTGCTCGCCTACCGATCCGGCCAGCGGTACAGCGGAGTCATGATGCCGGTTGCGCATCGCCTGACCGACCAGGACATCACCGTGCTGTCGGCTTATTATGCAAATCAAGCACGGGCCGCGCAGGAAGCCCCAAACCCAGACGATCGGATCCGTTTCGAAGAAGGGCAAACGCTGGCACTTGAAGGCCACACCCAAGACAAAATTCCGTCCTGTGTGGATTGTCATGGACCAACCGACAATCCACGCAGCGAGGACTATCCCTCGCTCGTCGGACAATCGCAGTGGTACATCATCCGGCAACTCGAATTGCTCGCCCGGCAAGACCGTGGCGGTTCGGAAGACGTTTCATTGATGCACCCGGTTGCCGACAAGCTCACCGCGCAACAACGTCGCGCTTTGGCAATCTACTATGCCGCGGCCAAGTCAGAATCGAAATAGGCCGCGCTGTGCCGGTTACACCGGCGTCCGGCCACCGGTGCAGCCAAAGACTTCTCCGGTAACGTAGCTGGCGTCCGGACTGGCCAGCCATACGTACAACGGCGCCAATTCGATCGGCTGAGCCGGACGGCCGAACAGCGTGTTCGCGCCGAACTGTTCGACCTTGTCGGCCGGCATCGATCCGGGGATCAGCGGCGTCCAGACAGGCCCGGGCGCGACCGCATTGACGCGCACGCCCTGCTTCATGGCCAGCTTGGCCAACCCTTTGGTCATCCCCAACATCGCCGACTTGGTGGACGAGTAGGGCAACAAATACGCCGAGGGATCGTAGCCCTGAATCGAGGCCGTATTGATGATGCTGCCGCCAGCGGGCAGATACTGCATGGCGGCTTTTGAAAGCCAAAACGGCGCGTAGACGTTCGTCTTAAAAATTCGGTCGAACAGCTCGCTCGAAAACTCGTCGATCTCATTGGCGGTTTCCTGGTAGCCTGCGTTGTTGACGAGGATGTCCAACCCACCCAGCTCTTCGCGAGCGTTGTCGATCAAACTCTTGCAAAACGCTTCTTCTCGCAAGTCGCCGCCGAACGCCGCAGCCTTGCCTCCAGCTTGTTTGACCAATTCGGCTGTCTCGTTGGCGTCGCTGTCTTCGGATAGGTAGTTGATCGCCACGTTGGCGCCTTCCCGAGCAAAGCAAAGCGAGACAGCTCGCCCGATCCCACTGTCTCCGCCGGTAACCAAGGCTGACAGGCCGGCCAGCTTGCCCGACCCCTGATACGATTCTTCGCCGTGGTTCGGCTTGGGATTCATCCGCGCCGTGCTACCGGGCATTTCAAGCGCCTGTTGCTGATCGAACGGTGGCGATTGATAGCTCTGACGGGGATCGGTTAGTTTGACTTTGTTCTCGGTGGCAGTAGCCATGTTCAAAAATCCTTTTGCATAAGTGGAAACTGATTTACTTCACTCTCTCTCTGGGCATTGGTATCTACACAAGGCGCACCACCCCATTTCACCCTCCCTCCGGGAGGGTCGCGAGGAACGAGCGGGGAGGGCTTTTCGGTTTGCAAGATGCCATTTACAGTTGCCCACATCCAGAAAACCCTCCCCTCGCTAAGGCTCGACCCTCCCGGAGGGAGGGTGAAGGAAGAGGCTCCGCAGCAACTAATGTTCCGCTAGGAAGTGACATTGAAACGGCGGTAACGTGCCATCAAGAACATATGCACCGCGTAACACATCAGCCCAAAGCCGGTGATCCCGATCAGAACTTTGCCGTAGGTTTGAGCCGCAATGGCAGCCAGTGCGTCGCTCATCCCGGCGATCTCGCCATCAGAAGTTCCACGGATCGCGGACATCAAGATAAACCCGCCGATGATCGCAAACGCCACGCCACGTGTCGACAAGCCGATGCGACCAGCGTTCAACGCGGCTTTCCTCGCTCCTTCGCTCATCTCGCCGATTTTGTACTTTGTCATGAACTTGGCCTGATATGCCTTGTAAATGAAATACAAAGCGACTCCGATCGTGATCACCGCAGCAATACCCAGCAGCACTCGCCCCCAAACCGAATCGAGCAAACTGCTGGCGGCGCTGTCGCCCGAGCCCGATGAACCGCCCATCCCTAATGCCAACGAACCGGCATACAGTCCCAGCGAGAGGTAAGCAATTCCGCTGATCGCATACCCGATGCGTTTGAAGATTCCCTTCGCTTCACCGCCCTCCCCTTCGGTATCTTTTGCCGCCTGCACCCATCGCCATACGGTGTAGCCGATCAATCCAATCGCGGTCAGGCCAAGCAGAACCTGACCAAAAGGCTGTTGCCCGATTTCGCGGATCGCTTCGCGTGATCCAGAGATTTCACCGCCCGCCCCGATGGCCAGCTTGAATGCTAAAAACCCAATGATGAAGTACACGACTCCTTTGGCAACGTGCCCTGCCCTGCCCAATGGCTCCACCCACGCCGGAACTTCGGGAAGCTCGCGGGCCTTAAAACCGTGCCAAGAAGGGGTCGATGAAGAGTGAGAGGAGGAGGCGGACATAAGATTGCTCAATGGTTTGAAGGAGATGGTCAGACGCATGTGCAAGCCTATGCACATAGCGTGCCGATGCCGTCTTATCCTGATTTCCTCCCAGCTTGCCCTGCGAATCGCCTCGGGACGTGAAGAGGATTAATGACGGATTCACTTCACTCTCCCTCTGGGAGAGTCGAGCGTCAGCGAGGAGAGGGCGACCGCGCCGCTGCAAAAAGCAAAAGAACCTCCCCTCGCTGACGCTCGACCCTCCTTAACAAGGAGGGTGAAGCAAGCGGCCCCAAGGTCCAATGCTGCAGTAATACCTTTCACGTCCCACGCGGTTGAGAGTGGCCCCCAAACTCTGGGGCTGGCGCCAACCTACATACTGTCGCTGCTCCGCAGCTGATCATCCCGCGTCGCCCGTGCGTGCTGCAAGGACGCGAAGCTATAGAAAGCCGGATAGACCAGAGAGCCCAACACCAACCACAGCGGCGTGCGAGGGTAGTCCCACAACAGGATTGCGACCAAGCAAATCGTCCACAACAGCCCACCCAGAAAGACCGGTTTTTTCCAAGGTTTTGGGGCAAGATTGGGGTATAGCACCCAGATCGGCGTCACCGTTAGAACGGTCAACATCCACAACGTGATCGCGGTCAACCAGGGACTGATTTGAACCGAAAACACGCCCGCATAGATGGCGTACAAATTCCAATACGAGGGAAAGCCACGAAACACGCCGCGGCGTTCGTCTTTGGCTTCTCGGTGCGCGAAACCCATCAAGCTGGCCACCATCGCCAGCGTCACGGTAAATCCCAGTCCCGCGGGCATCCACTCCATCCGCCAGATCAGCATCAAGGGGATAAAGGCGAACGTCAGATAGTCCAGCAGATCGTCGATCGTGCGACCGTCCACATTCCCCGCCTTGGCCTTCACATCGAATCGACGCGCCAGCGGTCCATCGATCGCGTCGATGAATGTGGTCAGGAGCAAATAGGCAAACACGATTCGCGGGTCACAGTCGCGACGCGTCAGTTCCCACGTCGCCAACGCCGCCGGAATCACTCCAGATGCCGTCAGCACATGGACTAGATAAGCAGGCTTGAACACAGCTCGACTCCGGCTGGTGTATTCATAAAAAAACCTCGCCGGTGTTTCCGGCGAGGCTGCACATTTTAGGTCAAACCAAGCTTAGTTGTTCGAGGGGTCGAACAACCGCGTTGGTTCCTCACTGAC from Roseimaritima ulvae includes these protein-coding regions:
- a CDS encoding c-type cytochrome encodes the protein MKITLRRAAAGVSVIAVLGVIVLVSGVFPIKASSGHWPVTRWLLDFASDRSVAFHARGIQPPALDGEPMLILGAATYESNCAFCHGRPGESQPPVALAMTPTPPHLSGAVQDKHANELFYIVKHGIKFAGMPAWPTQRRDDEVWPVVALLERFPDLSGDEYRRLIDVQLPADTPQVVSHCAACHGVDGNGRGGERVPVLAGQSEAYLRKSLLAYRSGQRYSGVMMPVAHRLTDQDITVLSAYYANQARAAQEAPNPDDRIRFEEGQTLALEGHTQDKIPSCVDCHGPTDNPRSEDYPSLVGQSQWYIIRQLELLARQDRGGSEDVSLMHPVADKLTAQQRRALAIYYAAAKSESK
- a CDS encoding SDR family oxidoreductase, with translation MATATENKVKLTDPRQSYQSPPFDQQQALEMPGSTARMNPKPNHGEESYQGSGKLAGLSALVTGGDSGIGRAVSLCFAREGANVAINYLSEDSDANETAELVKQAGGKAAAFGGDLREEAFCKSLIDNAREELGGLDILVNNAGYQETANEIDEFSSELFDRIFKTNVYAPFWLSKAAMQYLPAGGSIINTASIQGYDPSAYLLPYSSTKSAMLGMTKGLAKLAMKQGVRVNAVAPGPVWTPLIPGSMPADKVEQFGANTLFGRPAQPIELAPLYVWLASPDASYVTGEVFGCTGGRTPV
- a CDS encoding DUF1206 domain-containing protein — protein: MSASSSHSSSTPSWHGFKARELPEVPAWVEPLGRAGHVAKGVVYFIIGFLAFKLAIGAGGEISGSREAIREIGQQPFGQVLLGLTAIGLIGYTVWRWVQAAKDTEGEGGEAKGIFKRIGYAISGIAYLSLGLYAGSLALGMGGSSGSGDSAASSLLDSVWGRVLLGIAAVITIGVALYFIYKAYQAKFMTKYKIGEMSEGARKAALNAGRIGLSTRGVAFAIIGGFILMSAIRGTSDGEIAGMSDALAAIAAQTYGKVLIGITGFGLMCYAVHMFLMARYRRFNVTS
- a CDS encoding CDP-alcohol phosphatidyltransferase family protein, encoding MFKPAYLVHVLTASGVIPAALATWELTRRDCDPRIVFAYLLLTTFIDAIDGPLARRFDVKAKAGNVDGRTIDDLLDYLTFAFIPLMLIWRMEWMPAGLGFTVTLAMVASLMGFAHREAKDERRGVFRGFPSYWNLYAIYAGVFSVQISPWLTAITLWMLTVLTVTPIWVLYPNLAPKPWKKPVFLGGLLWTICLVAILLWDYPRTPLWLVLGSLVYPAFYSFASLQHARATRDDQLRSSDSM